TGGTTGTCGCTGATACCGCGAACACCGTCGAGCGCGCGCAGAAGCGGCGTTGCCTCGTCAAACGCAGGAAGCGATGAGAGCCCCAGCGCCAGGCGCCACTCGGCCAGTGCGCCCAGCATATCCTCGGGCAGAGGAATGCGTGCGGTTTTCTGCCCCTTGCCGGTCACCACCCACCACCAGCGCCCTTCCCTGAAAACGAAATCCTCCATACGGGCGCTGGCCATCTCGCTAATACGCGGGGCCAGCAGATAGGCAAAACTGAAAATGAACCGGCACCGCGCCCGCTCATAGCGCTGACGGGTACTCGCGCCCTCCTCCGTATCTCCATTCAGCCAGCCCCAAAGCCATTGCCAAAGCTCGTACTCCAGGTAACGCTCGACGCCAAGTGTTTGGTTATTGAGCCGACGCGACTTGTCGCGCATCAGCCGAAACGGGTTGTGCGCGACCCACCCGGCCTCGACCAGCCAGCCGTAAAGCCCTTGAAGTATCACCAGACTTTGACGCCGGCTCGCCGGCGACAGCCCCGCACGAAACGGCCGCCAGGCGGGGCTCGAGCGCGGCGCCCCACCCCCCACCCAGCGCGAGGCCGGCTGCGGGTCTTCGAGAAACGCCTCGAATTCACGCAGCCCTTCCCGATCGAGTTCGCCCAAACGCCGCCGTGTGCTCGAGAGCCACAGCAATAGCCGCTGCGCCTCGCGCCGATACGCCTTGAAGGTTTGCGGGCTCTCGCGGTACTCGGCTAGCCATAGTCCGACCGCCTCGGCGTCGCTTGAAGCCGTAATATGGGCAACGCCTTCTGCCCTGCCGACGACGTCAAAAACCCTCGAAATATCATTATCTTGAAGGGTGTAAACCTCGTTACTCACTACGCTTTACCTCTTTAATACCTCACGCCTCACGCCTCACGCCTCACGCCTCACGCCTCACGCCTCACGCCTCACGCCTCACGCCTCACGCCTCACGCCTCACGCCTCACGCCTCACGCCTCACGCCTCACGCCTCACGCCAAATTCTGCTGCCACAGCTACAAAAACTCAAGATAATACGTGTAATCTTGACTTTATTGACAGTATCATAAATAAAATTACATATTACGTTTTACGTAATTATTGTTTTAATCGAAAAGCTGCCGCAAAATGGTGTCTTTACCAGTCATTGGAATCGACATCATGGCGCGTAGCGGTATTCAGTACGGGGACGTTCAACAGGCGATCGATACGCTGTTGAGTCAGGGAGACACTCCCAGCGTTCAGCGTATTCGCGAGGTGCTGGGCACCGGCAGTTTCACCACCATCAGTGAGCACTTTCGTCAGTGGCGCAGTGAGCGCGAGCAAAATCGCGACGTGCCGCCGCCCAGAGGCGTGCCGGAAGTGGTGGCCAACGCGGCCAGCTCGCTTTGGGCGCAGGCTCAGGAGGTCGCCAACGAAGCGCTGGCCCATTATCGGGAGGATGCCAATCGCCAAGTGCTCGAGGCGCGCGAAGCCGCCGAGCAGGCCGACCAGAACGCTCTTGACGCCGAGCAGCGCGAGAAAGCACTGACAGAGCATTTGCGTCACACCGAAGCGAGACTCGAAGCGTTGAGCCGTGATCTGGCCACGCTCGAATCGACCCAGAGTCAGCTCGTCGAGCAGGCCACCCGCGCCGAACAGCAAACCGAACGCTCTCATCGCGCCTTCGAGGCGTTAGAGAAGCGCTATCACGTGCTGGAAGAGAGCGGC
The window above is part of the Halomonas sp. GD1P12 genome. Proteins encoded here:
- a CDS encoding tyrosine-type recombinase/integrase, with product MSRVFDVVGRAEGVAHITASSDAEAVGLWLAEYRESPQTFKAYRREAQRLLLWLSSTRRRLGELDREGLREFEAFLEDPQPASRWVGGGAPRSSPAWRPFRAGLSPASRRQSLVILQGLYGWLVEAGWVAHNPFRLMRDKSRRLNNQTLGVERYLEYELWQWLWGWLNGDTEEGASTRQRYERARCRFIFSFAYLLAPRISEMASARMEDFVFREGRWWWVVTGKGQKTARIPLPEDMLGALAEWRLALGLSSLPAFDEATPLLRALDGVRGISDNQLYRLIKKTFAQAAEALEAEQGAPGHIEALRHATPHWLRHTSITHQAQSGIELRYLAQSARHARLETTSRYLHTEAEQWHTEQQRHRLGASPTKRRD
- a CDS encoding DNA-binding protein is translated as MVSLPVIGIDIMARSGIQYGDVQQAIDTLLSQGDTPSVQRIREVLGTGSFTTISEHFRQWRSEREQNRDVPPPRGVPEVVANAASSLWAQAQEVANEALAHYREDANRQVLEAREAAEQADQNALDAEQREKALTEHLRHTEARLEALSRDLATLESTQSQLVEQATRAEQQTERSHRAFEALEKRYHVLEESGLKERQALQSGWEQRLSQEEERNEASEGKLMALLDTLRQERAQQDKAHQKRVNQMEQKLGALEESLASEKQALQQKSRDEQSAQECLARLEQENQRLKEQNATLAREREETEQRLITTRSQASEANAWQQTLNEQVEALHRQLKELPQTLEAARQKEETKKPLR